The Desulfonatronospira thiodismutans ASO3-1 DNA segment CTCACCAGGTATAGACATATACCCCGCCCTTGAGGCAGTTCCCGGAATGTTCAGTGGTCAGACTCCAGTACTCAGCACTGATCCCTGATTTTTTCTTGACCCCGCCTGAATTCTTTTCATTCATTTTTCTTCTTTCCAAAACTACAACCTCTTGGAGTAACTGCTCCTGGAGGTTGTATGTCCAAAAAACGCTGCAGTGAGCCGGTGTCTTTTTCCCCTTACCAAACGTAACCCCGACCAGAAGTATTGCTCCAAGCCTGATTGCCAGAGAGCGCGCAAGCGCCGGTGGCAAAGAAAGAAAATGCAGGTGGACCAGGCCTACAGGCTCAATAAAAGGGCTTCAGACCAACGCTGGAGTGCCAGGAACCCTGACTACTGGAATAACTACAGGGAAAACAACCCTGACTATACTCGAAGCAACCGGGAAAAACAGCGATATAGAAACCGGCGCAGGAGGGCCATCGAATCCATTTCCAGCGAAATTGCAAAGCTGGACGCGTTATCAGCTGAAAACAGTGACATATCAGGAACTTACGCCATGATTTCTGTCCAGGATCTGCTGATTGCAAAGATGGACGCGAAAATCGTGAAAATCACAGAAGTATCAATGGGTTGCGCATGATTTGGTCCTGATTGCAAAGGTAGGACTCGATAGCCTCCACTGCCGGGGTGGTGATAGGGAAGTCAAATCTTAATCACTGACACTTATCTCGAGGAGGAAATCATGGCCCAAAGATATTCCAGAGAGGAACTGCAGCGGTTGCGAAACAAGGTTTTGGTCAATGACGTTATTGTCCATATCCTGGATATGCCCTCCAAAGTCAGGGACGGATACTTGCGCTTTCTGTGCCCGCTTTGCTCCGAGTTTTTGACCGCCTGTAATCCCAGAACCAACCTGGCCAGGTGTTTTCGTTGCGAAAGAAATTTCAACCCCATTGACCTGGTCATGGTGGTCAAGGGCTTAAATTTCCGGGAGGCAGTGGAGTTTTTGCAGGACATGGAACAAAGGCTGGGCAGGTAGAGGTTATGCTGGACAGGCAGATCCAGGACTACCTGGAATGGATGAACAATGCCGGGTATGCTCCATGGACAATGGCCCAACACAGCCAAATTCTAAACCGGCTGCTGGACTTTGTGGTGCTAAATAGCATCCCCTGGGAGCGTACCTTTGCCCGGGATACCTTGCAGGCATTTAAGGACCATGTCCAGGTTAAGTATGCCGGGTTTGTCCTGCGCGGATTCATGCGCTACCTGCACCAGAATGGCATAATCTGCTTGCCGCCGGGTGCTTTGCCTGAAGGCAGAGGCAGGAGCAAGCTCCAAAGAGCCCAGCTGCCCAGGCTTTATGAAGAGTATCTGCAATTCTACACCCAAACCCGCCAGGTGGGACATGTTCAGATCTACCGGGTCCGGGGGACTCTATCCGCACTTAATGACTACCTGCAAAACCAGGGCATGGAGCTTAAAGACCTGGATGTCTTACATATGGATGCTTTTCTGGCTGAGAGAAACAGGAAATACGCCCCTGAAACCAGAATACATGAACGATCAGGCCTTAGAGGTTTTTTACGCTACCTGTACCTGGAAAGACAAATCCTGAAGAAAGATTTGAGCGCTTTGATCCAGGGGCCGCCGGTGTATGCCCAGAGCAGACCACCCAGGTTTCTTACTTTGGAACAAATAAAGACCCTGTTTCAAAGCATTGACAAGGATCGCCCCGGGGGACTGCGGTCT contains these protein-coding regions:
- a CDS encoding tyrosine-type recombinase/integrase — encoded protein: MLDRQIQDYLEWMNNAGYAPWTMAQHSQILNRLLDFVVLNSIPWERTFARDTLQAFKDHVQVKYAGFVLRGFMRYLHQNGIICLPPGALPEGRGRSKLQRAQLPRLYEEYLQFYTQTRQVGHVQIYRVRGTLSALNDYLQNQGMELKDLDVLHMDAFLAERNRKYAPETRIHERSGLRGFLRYLYLERQILKKDLSALIQGPPVYAQSRPPRFLTLEQIKTLFQSIDKDRPGGLRSYAMIHLAYSLGLRPGEICRVTLDDILFRDKLIYLPDRKNSSPAKLPLPQGALRALAAYLAWDRPMDPGHRFLLCNTRTPYGPLTPLTVSQNISACFRRAGIKGSAYWLRHTYAQNLLQAEASIFEIKEMLGHDIIKTSKRYLHVHTRLMREVLFNEKV
- a CDS encoding CHC2 zinc finger domain-containing protein, which encodes MAQRYSREELQRLRNKVLVNDVIVHILDMPSKVRDGYLRFLCPLCSEFLTACNPRTNLARCFRCERNFNPIDLVMVVKGLNFREAVEFLQDMEQRLGR